Proteins co-encoded in one Trueperella abortisuis genomic window:
- the typA gene encoding translational GTPase TypA, with amino-acid sequence MTVTVRNDLRNVAIVAHVDHGKTTLVDAMLWQGGVFDPHTTVESTGERVMDSGDIEREKGITILAKNTAISYVGPSAAEFGAPEGLTINVIDTPGHADFSGEVERGLSMVDGVVLLVDSSEGPLPQTRFVLRKALEAGLPVIPVINKVDRPDARISEVVQETQELLLNLAADVESETTLDLEAILEIPVVYAAAKAGRASLNQPADGELPDSPNLEPLFRAILHYVPAPTYDESAPLVAQVTNLDASPFLGRLALVRVFSGELKKGAWVGLADGPDSPIERVHITELLRTKGLERQPAPSAGPGDIVAIAGIANITIGETIVDLEDPRSRPPIHIDDPAISMTIGTNTSPLAGRISGHKLTARQIRDRLTQELVGNVSIRVLPTDRPDTWEVQDRGELALAVLVETMRREGFELTVGKPQVVRKVIDGVVNEPWERAQVDVPEEYLGSVTQLMALRKGHLETMANRGSGWVRMEFVVPARGLIGFRTQFLTLTRGTGIYTSISEGYKPWAGDIVSRQTGSLVSDRQGQVTAFSLQRLEDRGTFFVDPGEEVYEGQVVGENPRNEDMDVNVVRAKEMTNMRSSTADVFETLQARRYLTLEEAIEFAADDECIEVTPETARIRKVELSAMVRGREAGRKKAAARAGK; translated from the coding sequence ATGACCGTAACCGTCCGCAACGATCTGCGTAACGTCGCGATCGTGGCCCACGTCGACCACGGCAAAACCACCCTCGTGGACGCCATGCTTTGGCAGGGCGGCGTCTTCGACCCGCACACCACGGTGGAGTCCACCGGCGAACGCGTGATGGACTCGGGCGACATCGAACGCGAGAAGGGCATCACGATCCTGGCCAAGAACACGGCCATCTCTTACGTCGGCCCGTCGGCCGCCGAGTTCGGTGCCCCCGAGGGGCTGACCATTAACGTCATCGACACCCCCGGCCACGCGGACTTCTCCGGCGAGGTCGAGCGCGGGCTGTCGATGGTGGACGGCGTCGTGCTCCTCGTCGATTCCTCCGAGGGCCCGCTTCCGCAGACCCGCTTCGTGCTACGCAAGGCGCTCGAGGCCGGCCTGCCCGTCATCCCGGTCATCAACAAGGTCGACCGCCCAGACGCCCGCATCAGCGAGGTGGTGCAGGAGACCCAGGAGCTGCTCCTCAACCTGGCGGCCGACGTCGAGAGCGAGACAACCCTCGATCTGGAGGCAATCCTCGAGATCCCCGTGGTCTACGCCGCCGCGAAGGCGGGCCGCGCCTCGCTCAACCAGCCCGCCGACGGCGAGCTGCCCGACTCGCCGAACCTCGAGCCGCTCTTCCGCGCAATCCTGCACTACGTTCCCGCTCCCACCTACGACGAGAGCGCGCCGCTTGTGGCGCAGGTGACCAACCTGGATGCCTCCCCATTCCTCGGCCGCCTCGCGCTTGTGCGCGTCTTTTCCGGCGAGCTGAAGAAGGGTGCCTGGGTGGGTCTGGCCGACGGCCCCGATTCCCCCATCGAGCGAGTTCACATCACCGAGCTGCTGCGCACGAAGGGCCTCGAGCGTCAGCCGGCCCCGTCCGCCGGGCCGGGCGACATCGTCGCCATCGCCGGGATCGCCAACATCACGATCGGTGAGACGATCGTGGACCTGGAAGATCCGCGCTCGCGCCCGCCGATCCACATCGACGACCCGGCCATCTCCATGACGATTGGCACGAACACCTCCCCGCTGGCCGGTCGGATCTCCGGCCACAAGCTCACCGCCCGGCAAATCCGGGACCGGCTCACCCAGGAGCTCGTGGGTAACGTCTCCATCCGGGTGTTGCCCACCGACCGCCCCGACACCTGGGAGGTCCAGGACCGCGGCGAGCTCGCCCTGGCGGTGCTCGTGGAGACGATGCGCCGCGAAGGCTTCGAGCTGACCGTGGGCAAGCCGCAGGTGGTGCGCAAGGTGATCGACGGCGTCGTGAACGAACCGTGGGAGCGGGCGCAGGTCGACGTGCCCGAGGAGTACCTCGGCTCGGTCACCCAGCTCATGGCGTTGCGCAAGGGCCACCTGGAGACGATGGCGAACCGCGGCTCGGGGTGGGTGCGCATGGAGTTCGTGGTCCCGGCGCGCGGCCTCATCGGCTTCCGCACCCAGTTCCTCACGCTCACTCGCGGCACCGGCATCTACACGTCGATCTCGGAGGGCTACAAGCCGTGGGCGGGGGACATCGTCTCGCGCCAGACGGGTTCGCTGGTCTCGGATCGTCAGGGTCAGGTCACCGCGTTTTCGCTGCAACGCCTCGAGGACCGGGGCACGTTCTTCGTGGATCCGGGCGAGGAGGTCTACGAAGGGCAGGTTGTGGGGGAGAATCCCCGCAACGAGGACATGGACGTCAACGTGGTGCGCGCCAAGGAGATGACAAACATGCGTTCGTCTACTGCGGACGTCTTTGAGACACTCCAGGCACGGCGCTACCTCACGCTCGAGGAGGCGATCGAGTTCGCCGCCGACGACGAGTGCATCGAGGTCACGCCCGAGACGGCCCGCATCCGCAAGGTCGAGCTGTCCGCGATGGTGCGCGGGCGGGAGGCCGGGCGGAAGAAGGCTGCGGCGAGGGCCGGCAAGTGA